Below is a window of Myxococcus xanthus DNA.
TCCGTGGGCTTCCTGCCGCCATGGGTGTAGACGCGCCAGCGGTCGCCGTCTCTCTTCGCGTCGATGCTGGCCACCACGCACTGCGCACCGAAGCGCTCCGCGCACGCGGTGAGCAGCGCCGGGTTGGCCACCGCCGCGGAGTTGATGCTCACCTTGTCCGCGCCCGCACGCAGCGCCCGGCCCACGTCATCGACCGTGCGCACCCCGCCGCCGACAGCCAGGGGAATGAAGAGCTGCTCGGCGGTGCGCCGCACCAGCTCCCACAAGGTGTCCCGCTCCTCGGCGCTGGCGGAGATGTCGAGGAACGTCAGCTCATCCGCCCCCTCCGCTTCGTAGCGCCGGGCCAATTCCACCGGGTCACCCACGTCGCGAAGTCCCTCGAACTGGACGCCCTTCACCACGCGTCCGCCCTTCACGTCCAGACAGACGACGAGCCGCCGCGTGAGCATCACTTCACCTCCAGGGACACGGAGCCCTTCATGCTGAACACCGAGCCGGAGTCCACCATGGCATCCCGCAGCGCCAGCCCCAGCGCCTTGAAGGACGCCTCTGTCGCGTGGTGGCTGTCCTTTCCGCGCAGCACCCGCAGGTG
It encodes the following:
- the hisF gene encoding imidazole glycerol phosphate synthase subunit HisF gives rise to the protein MLTRRLVVCLDVKGGRVVKGVQFEGLRDVGDPVELARRYEAEGADELTFLDISASAEERDTLWELVRRTAEQLFIPLAVGGGVRTVDDVGRALRAGADKVSINSAAVANPALLTACAERFGAQCVVASIDAKRDGDRWRVYTHGGRKPTDLDAVAWARECVARGAGEVLLTSIDRDGARTGYDLALTRAVSEAVDVPVIASGGAGSAAHVRAAFQEGGADAALVAGILHDGVTTVGAIKALLRESGLHIRSLT